One stretch of Juglans microcarpa x Juglans regia isolate MS1-56 chromosome 3D, Jm3101_v1.0, whole genome shotgun sequence DNA includes these proteins:
- the LOC121256562 gene encoding polyol transporter 5-like, translating into MADLRSQNNVILAGQPPKTLEDFDPPKKPGRNMYAIACATLASMTSVLLGYDIGVMSGAIIYIQKDLKISDLQVEVLAGILNLYCLIGSCAAGRTSDWIGRRYTIVVAQVIFFVGAIFMGLATNYAFLMVGRFVAGVGVGFALMIAPVYTAEVSPASTRGFLTSFPEVFINLGILLGYVSNYGFSKLPTNLGWRLMLGVGVVPSVILGIVVLGMPESPRWLVMQGRLGDAKKVLDKTSDSKEEADTRLADIKGAAGIPENCTDDIVPVPKQNHGEDVWKELFVHPTPAVRHALIAGVGIHFFQQITGIDSVVLYSPRIFAKAGIKSTNDMLLATMAVGFTKTIFILVATFLLDRIGRRPLLLSSVAGMIFSLAMLGTGMTIVEHSDTKLTWAVALCIAMVLAFVALFSIGMGPITWVYSSEIFPLRLRAQGTSIGVAVNRVTSGVISMTFLSLSRGITFGGAFFLYASIATVSWFFFYFMLPETQGRTLEDMEGLFGNFGWKFAEFKKKQQQNHDLNKEVRGEANGNGRGQIQLGTNRQS; encoded by the exons ATGGCTGACCTGAGATCTCAAAATAATGTCATTTTAGCTGGCCAACCCCCGAAAACTCTGGAGGATTTTGATCCTCCAAAGAAACCCGGAAGGAACATGTATGCTATTGCTTGTGCTACTTTGGCCTCCATGACTTCCGTCTTACTGGGTTATG ATATTGGAGTAATGAGTGGAGCAATAATATACATCCAAAAAGATCTCAAAATTTCGGACTTGCAGGTCGAAGTCCTCGCCGGGATACTTAACCTCTACTGCCTCATTGGTTCCTGCGCCGCCGGCAGAACCTCCGACTGGATAGGCCGCCGCTACACCATCGTGGTAGCCCAAGTCATCTTCTTTGTCGGAGCTATCTTCATGGGCTTGGCCACCAACTACGCCTTTCTCATGGTTGGCCGTTTCGTTGCCGGCGTCGGCGTCGGTTTCGCGCTCATGATCGCCCCAGTCTACACCGCGGAGGTCTCTCCGGCCTCCACTCGTGGTTTCCTCACCTCCTTCCCTGAG GTCTTCATCAATCTTGGGATATTGCTGGGGTACGTTTCGAACTACGGTTTCTCTAAGCTCCCAACTAATTTGGGTTGGCGGCTAATGCTGGGCGTGGGTGTAGTCCCCTCTGTTATACTCGGCATCGTCGTTTTAGGCATGCCAGAGTCCCCAAGGTGGCTGGTCATGCAGGGTCGACTCGGTGACGCGAAGAAAGTCCTTGATAAAACCTCAGACTCCAAAGAGGAGGCCGATACAAGACTCGCAGACATTAAAGGAGCAGCTGGTATTCCCGAAAATTGCACAGACGACATCGTTCCGGTGCCTAAACAGAATCATGGTGAGGACGTGTGGAAAGAATTATTCGTCCATCCTACACCGGCGGTTCGCCACGCCTTAATCGCAGGCGTAGGAATCCATTTCTTCCAACAAATAACGGGTATCGATTCCGTAGTTTTGTACAGCCCGAGAATCTTTGCGAAGGCTGGGATCAAGTCGACGAACGACATGCTACTCGCGACGATGGCCGTTGGGTTCACCAAGACCATTTTCATCTTGGTGGCTACGTTCTTGCTGGACAGGATCGGACGAAGACCCTTACTCCTCAGCAGTGTCGCCGGCATGATTTTCTCTCTCGCAATGCTCGGAACGGGGATGACGATCGTCGAACACTCGGATACAAAATTAACGTGGGCAGTGGCTCTGTGCATTGCCATGGTTCTAGCATTCGTTGCACTCTTCTCCATCGGGATGGGACCCATCACGTGGGTATATAGCTCGGAGATTTTCCCGTTGAGGCTACGAGCGCAGGGCACCAGTATCGGAGTGGCAGTGAATCGGGTGACGAGTGGGGTCATCTCCATGACTTTCCTCTCACTGAGCCGCGGAATCACCTTCGGTGGGGCATTCTTTCTCTACGCATCGATTGCCACGGTATCATGGTTCTTCTTTTACTTCATGCTACCGGAAACACAAGGTCGAACCCTTGAGGACATGGAGGGGTTGTTCGGAAATTTCGGATGGAAGTTTGCTGAATTcaagaagaagcagcagcaaAACCATGACCTGAACAAGGAAGTCAGGGGTGAAGCTAATGGGAACGGCAGAGGTCAAATTCAGTTAGGTACTAACAGACAGTCTTAA
- the LOC121256563 gene encoding polyol transporter 5-like, translating into MADRKNENNAIAEPQKSIVDFAPLKKPKKNSYAIACAVLASMTSVLLGYDFGVISGAILYIKDDLKITDVEVEILVGILNLYCLIGSFAAGRTSDWIGRRYTIVVAQAIFFAGAILMGFATSYAFLMVGRFVAGIAVGYGLMIAPVYTAEVSPTSSRGFLTSFTEVFINGGILLGYVSNYAFSKLPTHLGWRMMLGAGAIPAIIIGLLALGMPESPRWLVMRGRLGDAKRVLDKISDSKEEAEIRLADIKRVAGISEDCTDNVVPVPKQSDGKYVWKDLILHPTPSVRHALIAAVGIHFFQQLSGIDSVVLYSPRIFEKAGITSTNDKLLATVAVGFSKTMFILVATFLLDKIGRRPLLLSSITGMILSLATLGIGLTIIEKSDQKLMWAVASCIAMVLAYVSFFSIGVGPVTWVYSSEILPLRLRAQGVSIAVAVSRLTSAVISMTFLSLGKWITTGGAFFLYTSFAIVSCFFFYFMLPETQDRTLEDMEGLFGNFGWKLSKLMKKKQNEEAAM; encoded by the exons ATGGCTGACcggaaaaatgaaaataatgccATTGCCGAACCCCAGAAGAGTATTGTGGATTTTGCTCCCCTGAAGAAACCAAAGAAGAACAGTTATGCTATTGCTTGTGCTGTTTTGGCCTCCATGACTTCCGTCTTACTGGGCTATG ATTTTGGAGTAATAAGCGGAGCAATATTATACATAAAAGACGACCTGAAAATCACCGACGTAGAGGTCGAAATCCTCGTCGGAATCCTTAACCTCTACTGCCTCATTGGATCATTTGCCGCCGGCCGAACCTCTGACTGGATAGGCCGCCGCTACACCATCGTGGTAGCCCAAGCTATCTTCTTCGCCGGAGCTATCCTCATGGGCTTTGCCACCAGCTATGCCTTTCTCATGGTCGGTCGCTTTGTTGCCGGTATCGCAGTTGGCTACGGGCTCATGATTGCTCCGGTCTATACTGCCGAAGTCTCTCCAACCTCGTCTCGTGGTTTCCTCACCTCGTTCACCGAG GTCTTCATCAATGGTGGGATATTGTTGGGGTACGTTTCGAACTATGCTTTCTCTAAGCTCCCAACTCACTTGGGTTGGCGAATGATGCTCGGAGCAGGTGCTATCCCCGCCATTATAATCGGCCTCCTTGCTTTAGGCATGCCTGAGTCACCAAGGTGGTTAGTCATGCGGGGTCGACTTGGTGACGCAAAGCGAGTCCTTGATAAAATCTCAGACTCTAAAGAGGAGGCGGAGATAAGACTAGCAGATATCAAAAGAGTCGCCGGTATTTCTGAGGATTGCACTGACAACGTCGTTCCGGTGCCGAAACAAAGTGACGGCAAGTACGTGTGGAAAGACCTAATTCTCCACCCCACACCCTCTGTTCGCCACGCCTTAATCGCAGCTGTCGGTATCCATTTCTTCCAACAATTATCAGGTATTGATTCTGTCGTTCTATACAGCCCACGAATATTCGAGAAGGCCGGAATCACGTCGACGAACGACAAGCTATTAGCGACAGTGGCCGTGGGATTTTCCAAGACCATGTTCATCTTGGTGGCCACGTTCCTATTAGATAAGATCGGACGTCGTCCGTTGCTTCTAAGCAGCATAACAGGCATGATTCTCTCACTAGCAACCCTCGGAATCGGGCTGACGATCATCGAAAAGTCAGACCAAAAGCTGATGTGGGCGGTGGCTTCGTGCATTGCCATGGTGCTAGCATACGTGTCATTTTTCTCAATAGGAGTGGGGCCCGTCACATGGGTATACAGCTCGGAGATCTTACCGTTGAGGCTAAGGGCCCAAGGAGTGAGCATCGCAGTAGCTGTGAGTAGGTTAACGAGTGCTGTAATCTCCATGACCTTTCTCTCACTGGGCAAATGGATCACAACTGGCGGGGCCTTCTTCCTCTATACGTCGTTCGCTATAGTATcctgtttctttttttatttcatgttacCAGAAACACAAGACAGGACCTTAGAAGACATGGAGGGGTTGTTTGGTAATTTCGGGTGGAAGTTATCCAaattgatgaagaagaagcaaaatGAGGAAGCAGCTATGTAA
- the LOC121256564 gene encoding polyol transporter 5-like isoform X2, with translation MSLFLRFLTYQSINLHDFGVISGAIIYIKEDLNITDVEVEILVGILNLHCLIGSFAAGRTSDWIGRRYTIMVAQVIFFVGAILMGLATNYAFLMVGRFVVGVAVGFGLMVAPVYTAEVSPASSRGFLTSFTEVFINGGILLGYVSNYAFSKFPTHLGWRLMLGAGAIPAVIIGVVVLALPESPRWLVMQGRLGDAKQVLAKISASKEEAEIRLADIKRVAGISDDCTGDVVLVPKQNHGEDVWKDLVLHPTASVRHALIAAVGIHFFQQSSGIDSVVLYSPRIFEKAGITSTNDKLLATVAVGFTKTIFILVATFLLDRVGRRPLLLTSVAGMILSLATLAIGLTIIDHSDQKLTWAVALCIAMVLAYVAIYSIGLGPITWVYSSEILPLRLRAQGVSIGVAVSRLTSAGISMTFLTLSKGITIGGAFFLYASIATLSWFFFYLMLPETQDRTLENMEGLFGNFGWKLAKFRKKNDEVT, from the exons ATGTCTCTTTTCCTCCGATTTCTCACTTACCAAAGCATTAATTTACATG ATTTTGGAGTAATAAGCGGAGCAATAATCTACATAAAAGAGGACCTGAATATCACTGACGTCGAGGTTGAAATCCTCGTCGGAATCCTTAACCTTCACTGCCTCATTGGCTCGTTCGCCGCCGGCCGAACCTCCGATTGGATAGGCCGACGCTATACCATCATGGTAGCCCAAGTCATCTTCTTCGTCGGAGCTATCCTCATGGGCCTTGCCACCAACTATGCCTTTCTCATGGTCGGTCGCTTCGTTGTCGGTGTCGCCGTCGGCTTCGGGCTCATGGTCGCTCCGGTTTATACCGCCGAGGTCTCTCCAGCCTCGTCTCGTGGCTTCCTCACCTCGTTCACCGAG GTCTTCATTAATGGCGGGATATTGCTGGGGTACGTTTCAAACTACGCTTTCTCTAAGTTCCCAACTCACTTGGGTTGGCGTTTGATGCTTGGAGCGGGTGCTATCCCTGCCGTTATAATCGGTGTAGTTGTCTTAGCCCTACCTGAGTCACCAAGGTGGCTGGTCATGCAGGGTCGACTTGGCGACGCTAAGCAAGTCCTCGCTAAAATCTCTGCCTCTAAAGAGGAGGCCGAGATAAGACTAGCCGATATCAAAAGAGTCGCTGGTATTTCCGATGATTGCACTGGCGACGTGGTTCTGGTGCCGAAACAAAATCATGGCGAGGACGTGTGGAAAGACCTAGTTCTCCATCCCACAGCGTCTGTTCGCCACGCCTTAATTGCAGCCGTCGGTATCCATTTCTTCCAACAATCATCAGGGATTGATTCAGTCGTTCTATACAGCCCAAGAATCTTTGAGAAGGCCGGTATCACGTCGACGAACGACAAGTTACTAGCAACGGTGGCCGTAGGATTCACCAAGACAATATTCATCTTAGTGGCCACATTCCTATTAGACAGGGTCGGACGCAGACCGTTGCTTCTCACTAGCGTAGCAGGCATGATCCTCTCACTCGCAACCCTTGCAATTGGTCTGACTATCATTGACCACTCAGACCAGAAGCTAACTTGGGCAGTGGCTCTGTGCATTGCCATGGTGCTAGCATACGTGGCGATTTACTCTATAGGGTTGGGGCCCATCACGTGGGTGTACAGCTCAGAGATCTTACCGTTGCGGCTAAGGGCACAAGGAGTGAGCATCGGAGTGGCAGTGAGTAGGTTGACAAGTGCGGGAATCTCCATGACCTTTCTCACCCTAAGCAAAGGGATCACCATTGGTGGGGCCTTCTTTCTCTATGCGTCGATCGCCACGTTGTCTTGGTTCTTCTTTTATCTCATGCTACCCGAAACACAAGATAGAACCTTGGAGAACATGGAGGGGTTGTTTGGTAATTTCGGGTGGAAGCTCGCTAAATTTAGGAAGAAGAATGACGAAGTTACATAA
- the LOC121256564 gene encoding polyol transporter 5-like isoform X1 codes for MADREVENNAISDQPQISTIVDFDPPKKPKRNMYAIACSVLASMTSVLLGYDFGVISGAIIYIKEDLNITDVEVEILVGILNLHCLIGSFAAGRTSDWIGRRYTIMVAQVIFFVGAILMGLATNYAFLMVGRFVVGVAVGFGLMVAPVYTAEVSPASSRGFLTSFTEVFINGGILLGYVSNYAFSKFPTHLGWRLMLGAGAIPAVIIGVVVLALPESPRWLVMQGRLGDAKQVLAKISASKEEAEIRLADIKRVAGISDDCTGDVVLVPKQNHGEDVWKDLVLHPTASVRHALIAAVGIHFFQQSSGIDSVVLYSPRIFEKAGITSTNDKLLATVAVGFTKTIFILVATFLLDRVGRRPLLLTSVAGMILSLATLAIGLTIIDHSDQKLTWAVALCIAMVLAYVAIYSIGLGPITWVYSSEILPLRLRAQGVSIGVAVSRLTSAGISMTFLTLSKGITIGGAFFLYASIATLSWFFFYLMLPETQDRTLENMEGLFGNFGWKLAKFRKKNDEVT; via the exons ATGGCTGACCGGGAAGTTGAAAATAATGCCATTTCCGACCAACCCCAAATAAGTACTATTGTGGATTTTGATCCTCCAAAGAAACCCAAGAGGAACATGTATGCTATTGCTTGTTCTGTTTTGGCCTCCATGACATCCGTCTTACTGGGTTATG ATTTTGGAGTAATAAGCGGAGCAATAATCTACATAAAAGAGGACCTGAATATCACTGACGTCGAGGTTGAAATCCTCGTCGGAATCCTTAACCTTCACTGCCTCATTGGCTCGTTCGCCGCCGGCCGAACCTCCGATTGGATAGGCCGACGCTATACCATCATGGTAGCCCAAGTCATCTTCTTCGTCGGAGCTATCCTCATGGGCCTTGCCACCAACTATGCCTTTCTCATGGTCGGTCGCTTCGTTGTCGGTGTCGCCGTCGGCTTCGGGCTCATGGTCGCTCCGGTTTATACCGCCGAGGTCTCTCCAGCCTCGTCTCGTGGCTTCCTCACCTCGTTCACCGAG GTCTTCATTAATGGCGGGATATTGCTGGGGTACGTTTCAAACTACGCTTTCTCTAAGTTCCCAACTCACTTGGGTTGGCGTTTGATGCTTGGAGCGGGTGCTATCCCTGCCGTTATAATCGGTGTAGTTGTCTTAGCCCTACCTGAGTCACCAAGGTGGCTGGTCATGCAGGGTCGACTTGGCGACGCTAAGCAAGTCCTCGCTAAAATCTCTGCCTCTAAAGAGGAGGCCGAGATAAGACTAGCCGATATCAAAAGAGTCGCTGGTATTTCCGATGATTGCACTGGCGACGTGGTTCTGGTGCCGAAACAAAATCATGGCGAGGACGTGTGGAAAGACCTAGTTCTCCATCCCACAGCGTCTGTTCGCCACGCCTTAATTGCAGCCGTCGGTATCCATTTCTTCCAACAATCATCAGGGATTGATTCAGTCGTTCTATACAGCCCAAGAATCTTTGAGAAGGCCGGTATCACGTCGACGAACGACAAGTTACTAGCAACGGTGGCCGTAGGATTCACCAAGACAATATTCATCTTAGTGGCCACATTCCTATTAGACAGGGTCGGACGCAGACCGTTGCTTCTCACTAGCGTAGCAGGCATGATCCTCTCACTCGCAACCCTTGCAATTGGTCTGACTATCATTGACCACTCAGACCAGAAGCTAACTTGGGCAGTGGCTCTGTGCATTGCCATGGTGCTAGCATACGTGGCGATTTACTCTATAGGGTTGGGGCCCATCACGTGGGTGTACAGCTCAGAGATCTTACCGTTGCGGCTAAGGGCACAAGGAGTGAGCATCGGAGTGGCAGTGAGTAGGTTGACAAGTGCGGGAATCTCCATGACCTTTCTCACCCTAAGCAAAGGGATCACCATTGGTGGGGCCTTCTTTCTCTATGCGTCGATCGCCACGTTGTCTTGGTTCTTCTTTTATCTCATGCTACCCGAAACACAAGATAGAACCTTGGAGAACATGGAGGGGTTGTTTGGTAATTTCGGGTGGAAGCTCGCTAAATTTAGGAAGAAGAATGACGAAGTTACATAA
- the LOC121254291 gene encoding uncharacterized protein LOC121254291, whose translation MNKEDRDELNVRKKRKNNSHSRSPDLRRKNSSPDLRKSDSPDHYTFTAELQQERDEEDDDLQLTLSLFCLPLKRSLQVDQPLPPPPPSPPPPLTQSISLQVPHRLYAVPIVPFVPESSSSSTPLLMCGPEGGPSRPIRARRNQSRVLREGKSDTVVAPFPWATTRRATVYSLECLLSKQIDTITGFVQCKRCERQYKMGYNLEKTFDEVGHYIAENKNSMHDRAPSKWMNPVLPKCEFCGQENSAKPVFSQKKKAINWLFLLLGQMLGCCTLEQLKYFCKHTKNHRTGAKDRVLYLTYLGLCKQLDPSGPFDR comes from the coding sequence ATGAATAAGGAAGATCGTGATGAACTAAAcgtgagaaagaagagaaagaacaaTAGCCATAGCCGTAGCCCAGATTTGAGGAGGAAGAACAGTAGCCCAGATTTGAGAAAGAGCGATAGCCCAGATCATTACACATTCACAGCCGAGCTTCAACAAGAGCGCgacgaagaagatgatgatttgcagcttactctctctcttttttgtctTCCTCTCAAGCGTTCTTTGCAGGTAGATCAGCCACTTCCTCCGCCGCCGCCATCTCCCCCTCCGCCACTGACTCAATCAATATCACTTCAAGTACCCCACCGTCTATACGCGGTGCCAATAGTACCATTCGTGCCGGAATCCTCGAGTTCAAGTACCCCCCTGCTTATGTGCGGTCCAGAAGGCGGCCCCTCTCGCCCCATACGCGCTCGTCGTAACCAGTCACGGGTGCTGCGCGAGGGAAAGTCCGACACCGTCGTGGCTCCGTTCCCGTGGGCCACGACACGTCGAGCCACGGTCTACAGTCTCGAATGCCTGCTGTCCAAGCAAATCGATACCATTACTGGCTTCGTCCAATGCAAGCGATGCGAGCGTCAGTACAAGATGGGGTATAATCTGGAGAAAACGTTTGACGAAGTTGGGCATTATATCGCGGAGAACAAGAACAGCATGCATGACAGGGCGCCGAGCAAATGGATGAATCCGGTTCTTCCAAAGTGCGAGTTCTGCGGTCAAGAAAACAGCGCGAAGCCGGTTTTCTCGCAGAAGAAGAAGGCGATAAACTGGCTGTTTTTGCTTCTGGGACAAATGCTTGGTTGCTGCACGCTTGAGCAATTGAAGTATTTCTGCAAGCACACCAAGAATCACAGGACGGGTGCTAAGGATCGAGTTCTTTATCTCACTTATCTTGGATTATGTAAACAACTCGATCCTAGTGGACCTTTTGATCGATAA